cacttaggattgttatctttactcttgctacagcatccttacaGTATATAcatacggatccgccggcacaaaagcataaaataatGATAAGTATTTAGTTTGGCAGAAACCAAATTGTGTTTATTGTCGGCTCCTTAAAGTTGCTAGATTGTGTGGGAAACACTCGATAATATATACGCCACGTTCTTAGCACGATAAACATAATTTTGCAAAATGGATATAAAAAGCATATATATGAGATAATAATTGAAATGAGAGACTAAATTCAAGGCCGCTTTTCATTTCGCGATTCGATAATTGAGGTACGTAATTGGAGTATAAATACGATCGATACTTGGATATTGGAATCCAAAGAATATTTAATAGTTAGACGATGTAACAGAATATAAAGGGTATTTAtacattatatatttcattcgaatctggaattaaataaaacatatgcatttgctttttaataaatatcataaGACCTACTAAAATTTAGAGCCATTTTGGGCATTTCGTACTCTTCTATACTATATTATAgattttgtaaacaaaattaaacttaagctacaaaaaaaaagagaaatattttactgctcgtaaaaatacatatttgaGCAAAtgttcaataacaaaaataaatggtTGCTACCAGACCCTTTCACTGCGTAAGTACTAGTTACCAACAACGATTTATCAATTGTTAATATTATGTCAAGAACTACAAAGAAAAGATTGGAATATACCGGAAAATAAAATTTCCTCTTTGCCAGTTGGATGAATTAATGGATTTTCAATCACAGCAGCTGCGTCCCACATACTTAAATATGTAACACCTTTCATTTCACCAAACTCATGTCGCAAAATTACTTCGAAACGATAGCTTAACCAATCACTTGCTATGACAGCTTTTGTTTCCGTATGAGTGTGAAATCCTTTCACAAAAATCTGAATACCCGGTAGTCTTTTTTGAATATCGACAAATCCCTTTTTGATCACTTTTATTCTGCGCATTACAACTTGTGgagtaaaaacttgaaaatgaaaacCTATACTGAAGAAAATAACATTTTTGTCTCCAGAATTAGGAATATTTTCAAGAGTATCAGTAACGTACGGCCGAGAAATAGGAGGCCCTGGATTTCGCAATGGAGGACCATGGGATTTATAATGTAATGTTATATTGTGCTTCTCGCTCACTGCCCTTCTTGGACTGGACCAAGAATTTGGAATTTGAACGAGCGTCTCTTTTGCCTTTAATTCTTTAAGGTAAAATTCATACCAAGTTCTAATAGTTGAGTCACCAATGAAATATACTGATTTGTTAGTTAAACATTTCAACATCGTTTGCTTGTTGTATTCAGAATTATTACAAACGAGTGACTTCCATTCGccattttgaataaaaccaGTTGGTACACTCGGATTGAGATTGTGCTCATGCATTTCCTTGCAAGGGAGTCGTTTTGTCTCATTCCACGTTACATTGTTGTTGATCACATGAATTCGTCTGCTACCATTGTCGATTCTAACGTTCCAGTTTGTATTTGTATCATAAAATGGATTATTTTTCACGTTTGGAATCACTTGCACTTCTCTTACGTCTTCAACTTGCCATACAATGTCATTGCATTCTCCAGAAAGTGGTTTTACACAATACCAAGATTCTCCATTTCTGGGATGGGAGTAGTTGCATAGTTGAGGTAAACTGTAAaaatgtgtattttaatatttcataaatgTGCCCAAGTAAAATCGTCGCTGTTGCATAATATAGAATAGATCATCGGAACATGGGAAATGTGCCGACCGGCAATTCGTATTTCATTCGCACGGCGAATATACAGGCTTGTCTATGGGAATGGGATATCCAAGGTAAACGTCCCATAGATAGGATGGGACAGTACACATTTGTATatccatgggacacgaaaaccgtatgattttcgaggaaatgatggtaaaacaatttgttatggactccgtgtccatatatttgagcatagctctcttgttagttataaagaaaaaaatatattcagcattataatatacttcgtgaaggggctgatggacacatgcaTAATAGTTacgaatataaagttaacaaattccgtaaattttgttgtgttgCATGTTTCTTCGTATGTAGTcttatttagtagacgctaaacctaaatttaacaattttcattGAATTTCATTCCAACGGGTagcccatgggatgggatgggacagggaTAATtgccatgggatgggacaagaAACTATGTCCCATGAACAAGCCTGcgaatatatcaaatatatatatatatgatttttataGTTAGCAATGAAACACGAATTGTTTAACACTAAGCTGTATTTAATGACTGGAAACacgatatacatatacagccaaaatGTGTCAATACAGCCTACTAAAATACATATATAGTTaaccaaatatgcatatgcCCTCAATGCCATATGAATATATAGCCAACCTAATATACACATACAGCTATTTGAGTGATTACATACGAAGCCAATGCCACATGCATATATGGCTGACCCAATATTAAAATACAGCATTTCAAGTCTTGTGCATACATATTACAGTATACTTGCTGGAACAATGCGTTTGCCCGTATATGTTATGTGTGCGAAATGAAACATACTGATTCAACCgccggtactcctgaagtatgcgcaccaagatatcgcataacctgaaccctaacctggtacacaatctgagttcaggttgtgcgccatcttggtgcgcatacttcaggaggtcccaatcGCCTTTAGTAGAAATACTTACACATGTCACAAtctgtgatgtcataatatcCATCAACAGCTAATCTTTCCTAACATTAAAAATGTGCTAGTAGCAACAACGAAACTCAAATTTTCTCTGAATGGACTTCCATATTTAATCAGTGGTAgtaaactatataaaatcaaattaaagttTGTCTATCTTTACTCGCGtcatattttgtttaatttaaaatgccCCGCTAAATTATTATGTAGGCCGAAGCTACGCTTGCTGCATGGTGAGATGTGACAGTGTTTTTACGTTCACCAAAACTCCTAAACGGTTGTTGATTCGAAGATAAGAAATTATTTATAACAAGTGTAAAGAATATATCATAAATGCTATGATATAAGCGTCATCCGGCAACTCTTCATAATATTTTCGTATAATGTCCCATACATATTCAGCCTCAAGTGGTAAATGAACACGGTGAGTAGGTTTtaatctatgatgtcataaagattGATTGTATATGCACAtgtttggctgtatatgtaccAATGGGGGAATTGGTAGTTAACTAAATTCCCAAACCTTTACATTGGCAAACATGAAGTTCAAGTTCTGCTTGTAGCTCAAAGACTTGAATTACAAGACAGAGCACAAAGTCAATGCCAGAGAAATTAACCAAAAAAGGAATGTTGGTCATAGGGAAATTACCATCAAAATCTGCCAAATTCACACAAATTAGGTAATTGATATACCTGTATTCATTCCCAAAATCCAGTGCACATACTGAAGATTCTTTCACCTTTTTAGAGttaataaaattagttttataTCGCACACCTCCATTTGAATCAGTAGTATTTAGCATGAGGAACATCACGCTTTCGCTGGGATGCAATACATAGACATGAAGCTCAGAATCTCCTGACCATATTAACAAGCATTGAATCAAATAAATTCCGTTCATTTTATCTTCAATTGTACACGATATTCCATCTTTTGTTTTACCCACAGGTCGAAGAATCGCTCGAAAATAGTCTCCACCGTACATCTTCTGAGTACCTTCATAATCTTTTGCTATTAATGTGGCTTTCAAGTTATCACCCAATTTGTATATTATGTTTGGAATAATCAGTTGTGTGTTTTTCGCAGAAGtgcttttaaataaatttcctagCCTTTTCTCAGACATAAATTTTTGCATTGCTTTCAATTCGGGGAAAATATCAATCCAATTTCCAAACTCAAATTCATTATGTACCTCGCAAATGTCTGGATGGTTGAATGTTTTGTAGATTTGATTTCTGGAGTTATAAGCAATTCCATGGTCAACACGCAGCCAAATCATTGTCACAACGACTATCGTTGTCAAACCCATAAaaagatatttatatttgtgcGTGGAAAACATTATCTTTAATGACAGAAGAACAGTACGTTGCTTGCCGCGGACACTCCGATCAAAAGACAACACGATGTGTATTTTTCTAAGACTAATTCAAACGTTTCTCCACCGTGGCAGCTCAAGTGCTAAAAgctcatatatatatcagtacATCGAATGCTTTTACATCCCGGTACATTTAGTTGCAAAATTATGCTTTAATTTGTATCTGCCAACTCcaagatatatatatgcaagattctaaa
This genomic interval from Styela clava chromosome 15, kaStyClav1.hap1.2, whole genome shotgun sequence contains the following:
- the LOC120334164 gene encoding NXPE family member 3-like, yielding MFSTHKYKYLFMGLTTIVVVTMIWLRVDHGIAYNSRNQIYKTFNHPDICEVHNEFEFGNWIDIFPELKAMQKFMSEKRLGNLFKSTSAKNTQLIIPNIIYKLGDNLKATLIAKDYEGTQKMYGGDYFRAILRPVGKTKDGISCTIEDKMNGIYLIQCLLIWSGDSELHVYVLHPSESVMFLMLNTTDSNGGVRYKTNFINSKKVKESSVCALDFGNEYSLPQLCNYSHPRNGESWYCVKPLSGECNDIVWQVEDVREVQVIPNVKNNPFYDTNTNWNVRIDNGSRRIHVINNNVTWNETKRLPCKEMHEHNLNPSVPTGFIQNGEWKSLVCNNSEYNKQTMLKCLTNKSVYFIGDSTIRTWYEFYLKELKAKETLVQIPNSWSSPRRAVSEKHNITLHYKSHGPPLRNPGPPISRPYVTDTLENIPNSGDKNVIFFSIGFHFQVFTPQVVMRRIKVIKKGFVDIQKRLPGIQIFVKGFHTHTETKAVIASDWLSYRFEVILRHEFGEMKGVTYLSMWDAAAVIENPLIHPTGKEEILFSGIFQSFLCSS